TACTGGAAGGCGTcaagattttgggtattgcaggagtattaaggttgaggaggttaagggtgctgttcgtaggatgcgcaggggaagagcgaccggacctgacgagattcctggggaattttggaagagtgcgggcccgacaggtttggagtggctgactaggttgtttaatgtcatctttaagacggcaatgatgcctgaagaatggaggtcgagtgtaatggtccctctatacaagaacaagggagatatccagagttgcaacaactatagaggtatcaagctactaagccatactatgaaagtgtgggaaagggtggtggagatgagggtgaggaaaggcgtgtctatttcagagaatcagttcggattcatgccgggacgctcaactacagaagccatccatcttgtgaggagactggtggagcagtatagggagaggaaaagggacttacacatggtattcattgacctagaaaaggcttacgacaaagtcccaagagaaatcctatggagatgcttggaggctaaaggtgtacctgtggcgtacattagggtgatcaaggacatgtatgagggagccaaaaccagggtaaggacagtaggaggagactcagagcactttccagttgtgatggggttgcatcaaggatcagctcttagtccgttcttatttgccttggtgatggatggattgacgcggcaaattcaaggtgaggtgccatggtgtatgcttttcgcggatgacatagtcctgatcgatgagactcgtagcggagttaacgctaagctggaggattggagacaaactctggagtctaaagggtttaagctgagtaggaccaagacagagtacttagagtgtaagtttagtgaagcacctcaggaggccggcttggaagtgaggcttggtacccaagtcatccagaagaaaagtagtttcaagtatcttgggtctattatgcaaggcagcggggagattgacgatgatgtcacacatcgtattggggcagggtggatgaaatggaggcttgcttccggagtgctatgtgacaagaaggtgccaccacaacttaagggaaagttctacaaagtggtggttagaccgactatgttgtatggggcggagtgttggccagttaagatttctcacgttcaaaagatgaaagttgctgagatgagaatgttgagatggatgtgtggccacaccaggagtgacaggattaggaatgaggatattcgggacaaggtgggagtggcctcggtggaagacaagatgcgagaagcgagattgagatggtttgggcatgtgaagaggagagacacggatgccccagtgcggaggtgtgagaggttggccatggatggtttcagacgaggtaggggtaggccaaagaagtattggggagaggtaattagacacgacatggcgcagttacagcttaccgaggacatgaccttagataggagggtttggaggacccatattagggtagaaggctagtagatagtctcattaccctgccttattaatagtcgcattatcgtagtataatttcttgtgctctaatttatgctattatgctattatctgttatttcctgtgctttgattattctatgttatctgtgtcgcttgcgttacttcatttccatatcgctttgaatctcttagccgtatctgacctctttttatgtttttattgagtcgagggtctctcggaaacaaccatcctaccttggtaggagtaaggtctgcgtacactctaccctccccagaccccacgttgtgggatttcactgggttgttgttgttgttgttgttgtttacaaTATACCCTTGGAATTACGAAAGAAATAATTtcaattcattgatttggtctcTCATAGAtcgagaagaagaagaagcgtCTAACAGTGAGCAACATCAACATCTCCATTCTTGCTCTCCAGAGGGTAAATTcatcatttcagtatttttatCAATGTATTAGTTACTCCATCTTCTACcccgcataaaataatacataaattgactcataacatatactccttccatcccaatttatgtgaaggtgtttgactggtACGGAGTTTAGGAGAAAAAGacagacttttaaaacttgtatTCTAAAACAAGCCATAGAAATTTATGTGGCCATAAATAATTTCATTACGGGTAAATGGGAAGTTTGAAGTTCAATTGTTACTAAATATGGAAAAATATCATTCTTTtcgggactgactaaaaaggaaatttgggatagagggagtacctGTTATATTTATGTGGGATTGCAAAATGATAACCAAACACCATAGTTGGTGTCTGAATTTTATACAAAAGCAACTAAAAAGCTACCAAACATGGTAATAGTTATGCTAGTTTTAATAAATGAATAACCCCcttcctaaccagcaaccaaacgacccctaacagGGAATAATTAGCAAAAAAACCTAACTTCTTTTCATAAGAAGAGAGTTACTAACCTTCTAGCCTGTCAAAACAATCATCTTCCTTTACAACAGACTCACCCTGCTCACTATCACACGCCTTGCAATGTTCTTCATGCACAATATGAGGATACTTCTCATTTAGGGAATCCTCCCACTGCAAGCACAAATTGTTATGATATAGCACATACGATTTAATTGGTATCCACTAACGAGTATTGTACAATATGAGGATACTTCTCATTTAGGGAATCCTCCCTCTGCAAGCATAAATTGTTATGATATAGCACATATGATTTAATTGGTATCCACTAACGAATACTATACCTTGGGAAGTTCATTATTACGTCTAATTGACGATGTTCTCCAACCTACAATATCTAAAGAATGTTTGTTAAGAAAAATAGTCTCTAATCTTTTGAAGTTTGGATAATAGAGGCGAGTTGCCTGATTCAACAATACAAATAGGATACGATCATAACCAACATTTGAGTATGCGACCCTTCGCTTGAATGAACCCAATGCAGACCTGTATGCAAGAATTTTGCAACAAATTAGCATCAATATACTATACTTCTTAACGCAGATCCTCATAAGAGGGATCATGCTGTCCAATGCATGTCATAAATAGATCTTATAACGTACATAAAGCATAATTCAACATCATCTTCCACCATCCGTCTCAGTAATGGAGGCTTCCCTTCATCTTCATTAAGAAAAAGGTGTCGACCTGTTTTCTTGAATATCCAATGAACACAAAGACCAGCAGCTCTCTCAAAGGCAGTTACACCAAAAAGAAATGGCACCTGACAATTAGCTCAAAAAGTGAATATTGCAAAAAGTTCAACAGTGACAAAGCAGATCTTGTTAAAAAAACAAAACAGATCTTGTAAGATCAGGAAAGAGAAAACTCACAATCTTAGTAATGCATAAATAGAGTTCAGAAGAAGAGGAATACTTGCTCATTTCTTAAGATCTAGACAACTGAAGAAGCATGGAAAAAGTTTTGCGTCTTGATCCTTATGCAGATAACAGAGCATTTCCTTTTCACAGTTCACAACATAAAATAGGGATCAATATCTATTACTACTAAAGAGGATTCCTCCAGAATACTAATAACATTCTAGGCTAGTAGATAATATAATATTATACTATGATCCAAACCCGTGATTAACTTGATAGTTCTAGAAGCCGGTGTGCTGTGCAGAAGAACGTAGTTTACAAGAAAATCTCGAGGTTAATCAAAGAGATTGCTTGCCTTCACATTTCAGGAACTTTGAGGTCCTCCTATCAAAAGAAGGAATCACACACAGGAAAAGCCTGATGCAACTTCTAGGTTACTGAACATTTAAAGCTATCATTAGATCTAAGGGGTTGTTAACTAGATAGATTAGAATTAGAATAAGATAAGTTAAATATAATCCCGCATTGATAGATTCCCTTGGACAACTTATCAAGTTGGAGGGAGAAAAAACTGTCTGGAGATGAGGAATACTTCCTGTTATTTTCCAGTTCTTGTAGCTGTACAACTTCGCATCTTGAAGTAAGGTTATCCAGGTCCTTCTTGCTGTAGATTATTTTCCCAAAACTTAGATGTATCTTTCCTTTGTTTTTCCCCTTCATGCAGTGCATTCCTTGATTTTCTATTTACTTTACCAGCCCTGTGTTGTTAGTGCCggtgatatatatcctttttcAAACCAGTGAATCTCAACACTTGCTAGTTGCTACTTTACCAATTAAGGATGGAGATGATACTCTAAGATGAGGAATCCACCATTTAAAAGTTAGTGACAGTTTTGAGATTAGCAGAAAAACTTAAATTTGTATAATGGGTGCTTTAtgattaacctttttttttttttccctgatGAGGGAGTGCTTTGTGATTAAACTATTATATGTTTTACACCAAGCACTAGACTTGACAAGATGAAAGATGGTCTACCGGATATCAGCCCGGTAATCAAATACATCATGTGTGAAATAATGAATAGCACCACCCATAATCCTCTGATTAACATTCATTACAAAGTGATTGCAAAACCATGATATTGGTGCGCCAAGTGACCCGTAAGCACAAACTAAATTTCACTGTCAACAGTCTCAAAACACCAAGAGATAAAACACCTCTCATCCAAGAGTAAGCTTCACCGACTTAAAAGACATAAGGTAAAGGCATCGATGCAAAAATTGTTCTTCCTCAGAGAGACATGATGAGGCCACTTTTTATCCAACATTAAAATATTTGTAAGATTGTAAGTGACAAAATAAACTCATACCTGCTTGTTACCCCTTGAACCCAGATGAGGTGAGGCCACAGTGATAAAATTTACTGGTTCCAGGCCAGCTATTGTGCCTTTTGACCCTTCTTCACTGGCGTTGGCCGAGAATTTCTCTATTTTCTCCGTTCGTGGAGGTCTATATAATTTCCCAATTGCATATCTTGCCACTACTCCTCCAACAGAATGTGCAACAAAagaaattttcttcaaacctggCTTTCTTTTGATGACATCAAGAACCTAACGTCCATTTCCATATCATTACCATCAGATGTGGTATATAAATCATGTTTTAGAGAAAATATTAGTAAAAGGAATGGGACAAAGCAAAAGAAAATCAAATCACATTAGAAGAAATCAACCTCCTCAGCTAATCGCTTGCCCATTACATCCACACCATCCAGCGTTAGTCTAGCCATATTACGTTCACTGCCTGCCAAGAAGATCATGTTCATCATTcatcaaaaaagaaaataatgttcaTCAAGACTGTGCAAAACATGCTAATGGTCGGCCATTATGAAGAAGGTAAAACAGAGACATCGATACAGATGATAAGTTCCACGTGTCAGCCAAGGAAAGGAAATCTCTTTTTACAGAACAATTTTTCTACCTATTCAATACAAGGAGGCTCAAATTATAAAAGGGACTAATGATGTTGGGAATCACAAACAGAGCAGACTATAACTTTAGTTTGCAATGCATGTGGAATTGAAGATGACACAGCATAAGAGGGAATGCGGGAGGAACAAAAAAAGAAGATTAGGTGCCTGTCCACAGAAACAGAAGATAAAGTAAGTGAAGCCTACTTACTTTGTCAATCAACATAGCAAGCAAGAACAAAGGAATAGTTTTGATTAATAGTAATAGACCAAATATTAAGAGGTGAGGATTAGGGGGTGGAAATACGCAACATACAGAAACAAAGTGCTGAAACACAAACAGGTATCAGTCAGAAATGCCACTCAATATATACACTTACAATGAACAAAAACTTTGTCTGGAAGATTCCGAACAAACTGCTCCGCACCAAACTTCCAATCCGAAGCACTGTCGTAATACAAAACAATAAATCCAGCAATAAATAGAATTTTTTAAAACCAATAACAGAAAAGCACCAATTTATTTATAAGAATTCATCATTACTCCACAAACAAATTGTTCTGTGGTGGACGTTGACTTCAAACTGAATTGACAACCCTACATAGGAAACAGGATTGGCTAGTAAGCATTtagagtgtgtttggtatgacggaaGATATATGAAGTCATTTTGTGGTGTTTGGTTACCAGGAGGTATTTacgaggaaaacattttccatcaaaAAGGGAAAAATGTCTTCTCTCAGTTATGAGCGAAATCATTTTCCTTCACATTTATCTCATATCTTGCTCCATATCACTTGCTCCAACTAACTGTTAGATATCTGAAATTTTTTATCAAAACTTCAATGCAGAACACTGTCCAATTTGTTGacattattattaatatttaaaGAATTTGCAGGAAATATTCTTCATTCACCAGTCAAAGAAAACATTGCCCTTCATGCCAAACATCTTAATTGAATTATGGAAGAGGTCAGAAGCAGCTTTTTCTCTATGTTAGTAACATTAGATTTATGATTTACACTTTCGTATAGCCAGGAAAGGGAAATTCTTGTGATCTTGCTAGCGTGCAACAGTATAGACGAAGGAGTCTATATCAGTTGCTCAAAATAGCTCCGAGAAATCCCATAGAATGAAGCAATTAGAACAGCTCCAAATTCAGGAGCTTAAAATGCTACAGCAACTTGAAAAATTAAAAGATACActcctccatcccaatttaagtctcttgctttcctttttagtttgtcctaaaaagagtgtctctttctatatttagtaagttgacaattcaaacatcctacatgacaagtttataaccacaagattcaaaggacattttagtGCATTGTACACaactttaatttaggaccacGAGATTCAAAAGCCTttctttattactccctccgatcCAATTTATATagcacacttttctttttagtctgtcttaAAAAGAAtgtcaaacaatttttttttgagaaggagAATGtcaaacaatttaactttatgagacaATTTACAATCACAaaaatatctaagacttgttttgaACTACAAatttaaaagtctttctttctttcttaagtcAAATGGtgataaattgggatggagggagtaataaactcCATGACACTTAAAATAAATTGGGACGGATACTAAAATTAGTATCTTTAGTAATgactgaaagaaaaaaaaagtagttgGAAGCTGCAAGTAAACGAGCAAAAACCTCTAAAACAGCAAATGTTAACAGCGTCATCCATTTAAAGAGCAGCTATAGGATTCCAAGGGGGAAAAAATCTAAACTGGGAAATGATAAATCATCATCTAACAGGAGCAATGACTAAAAACTTGATTTCTCAACAAATCAGATGAAAATTGTCCAATTATGTTATATGCGCATTATAGATTAATAATTATGGAGTTACCTTCCGAGAATACCGTGGACCATCATAACAAGATGATCGGCTGTGCAAGCATCTGATTCTTTAGAACTATATACATCTTCTCCACCGTTCAATGATTCCCACGACGAAACTCCTCCCTTCTCCATTTCCATTCTCTATTCTTATTTCTACTAGTATATTCTAAAACTCGGAAACAGATGAAATAGTTACAGTTGGATAGATCAGAATTTCCAAATAACTAATAACTACAGTTTAGGTCGGCTCTGGAGCGAGAAAGGCTCACGGATGAAGGAAGCTGACAACGTAATTAAAAAATCAGATTTGAGCAAAAACAGGAAAAAGTTGCTGAAGTTAACAAATCTTTTTAACTTTAAATAAGGCACTATTTAAAGAAGATGACAGATACCATAAATTACTCCATGCCTTTCATTTTTACTTATTTTGTATTTTAAAAATACATtcggattggcttattttaattgtttttaagtcaaaataatttttaagcacttttgtagtatttgagtaaaaaaaaaaaaaaatttaagcatttatttttaaatcaaaacaataaaaataagtcaaaagtcataagttaAAAATTTTAACTTATGAATTTTAGCTTATAACTCAAAAGCTATAAGCCCATCCGAACTGACtcttagcatatcaagagaataaCAGGAAAAAAATCTATTTTACTTATAATATTAATTATTCATTTCAAATCCATTAAAAATATGaacaaattaaaataattaaaaatatttaaaggGTGTGAAAAGTTCATAGTGACTAAGTAAAAataaacggagggagtaaaaagTTTAAACCTAAGATTTTCACATTAAAGGTGCAAACAAATGTTAATGCTAGTTGA
The nucleotide sequence above comes from Lycium barbarum isolate Lr01 chromosome 3, ASM1917538v2, whole genome shotgun sequence. Encoded proteins:
- the LOC132631672 gene encoding putative lipase ROG1 isoform X2, translating into MEMEKGGVSSWESLNGGEDVYSSKESDACTADHLVMMVHGILGSASDWKFGAEQFVRNLPDKVFVHCSERNMARLTLDGVDVMGKRLAEEVLDVIKRKPGLKKISFVAHSVGGVVARYAIGKLYRPPRTEKIEKFSANASEEGSKGTIAGLEPVNFITVASPHLGSRGNKQVPFLFGVTAFERAAGLCVHWIFKKTGRHLFLNEDEGKPPLLRRMVEDDVELCFMSALGSFKRRVAYSNVGYDHIVGWRTSSIRRNNELPKWEDSLNEKYPHIVHEEHCKACDSEQGESVVKEDDCFDRLEEELVTGLSRVSWEKIDVSFHSSRLRFAAHSVIQVLYSIKGICAQIAD
- the LOC132631672 gene encoding putative lipase ROG1 isoform X1, whose protein sequence is MEMEKGGVSSWESLNGGEDVYSSKESDACTADHLVMMVHGILGSASDWKFGAEQFVRNLPDKVFVHCSERNMARLTLDGVDVMGKRLAEEVLDVIKRKPGLKKISFVAHSVGGVVARYAIGKLYRPPRTEKIEKFSANASEEGSKGTIAGLEPVNFITVASPHLGSRGNKQVPFLFGVTAFERAAGLCVHWIFKKTGRHLFLNEDEGKPPLLRRMVEDDVELCFMSALGSFKRRVAYSNVGYDHIVGWRTSSIRRNNELPKWEDSLNEKYPHIVHEEHCKACDSEQGESVVKEDDCFDRLEEELVTGLSRVSWEKIDVSFHSSRLRFAAHSVIQVKDQYMHAEGADVIQHMIDNFLL